A DNA window from Phragmites australis chromosome 11, lpPhrAust1.1, whole genome shotgun sequence contains the following coding sequences:
- the LOC133884489 gene encoding lysine-specific demethylase JMJ18-like → MRDSDWARGARHVRGRYPLPPVKPSSEVVFSAVASSPAHQISPMVSSSSPSTEEGGHTRHGEKRRMRGGAAASPEPGPAAAASQDFCSSRGCEEDFDGATTTHGKWRQDESHRPEIDDAPIFSPTEEEFKDAIGYITSIRPLAEKYGICRIIPPSSWRPPCPLKEKSFWECTEFNTRVQQVDKLQNREPTKKRTQLRVQKKRKRRKRLRFGMTHRRPSTNASENADCADSDEKFGFQSGSDFTLEEFQKYADEFKQQYFGMKRSDEISLAEIKNRKEIWEPSVEEIEGEYWRIVVCPTDEVEVDYGADLDTTMFSSGFAKLSSSAANRQDPYALSCWNLNNLPRLPGSVLSFEHEDISGVVVPWLYAGMCFSSFCWHVEDHFLYSLNYMHFGEPKVWYGIPGGEAVKLEESMRKNLPKLFEEQPDLLHDLVTQLSPSVLKSEGVPVYRVVQKPGEFVLTLPRAYHSGFNCGFNCAEAVNVAPVDWLPHGQCAVELYREQRRKTSISHDKLLLKTAKEAVRQLWMNIFDCKSDWGKYRWLDTCGKDGVLTSAIKTRVKMEDAAREANALLKSKKMDRDYDSTDRECFSCFYDLHLSAVCCQCSPNRFSCLNHANLLCSCEMDRKFTFFRYSMEELNSLVKALEGDLTAVAQWGQDDLGLVCPSGSVQQRKVDLVKGTESLGSVIHDVGSSCSDNQGHCPDHEKPAGYQQQNGTQNKYLDLNIEDPPSSSRIKEELVRSSDIPSAEYFSRSTTIVLGKHEKDRMVVNYEPLQRIDNSFSSTSECSCSLSLNCSSKLLSPSRIQISNSDLASNPTKKLFGVDIGNLAKPSDGQVIQMAKPSSSKSDVVSSPISMPLVEPLDYGTIMIGKKWSNNQAIFPKGFRSRVIFDNIQDPTWQCCYISEVLDGGPLGPLFRVTIEQVPEVSFIDTSPMRCWYSVRDRVNEEIKKLQRVGKSGLPGLLAPDSVNGLEMFGFLSPQIIQEIEALDPHHQCLDYWLSKPSFPVKVPPSEVAKAKAIEGSNNSHIRLLGVEITRSEPEQSSFCSNSCADEVTLGRLPKKAKLPEGPELVVMNEVFSSGVDNSRRICRDSSHYAG, encoded by the exons gaTTTCTGCTCATCAAGAGGTTGCGAGGAGGACTTTGACGGAGCTACGACT ACACATGGAAAGTGGCGTCAAGATGAATCACACAGACCTGAAATTGATGATGCCCCCATTTTCTCTCCAACGGAAGAG GAATTCAAGGATGCAATTGGGTACATTACTAGCATTCGTCCACTAGCAGAAAAATATGGAATTTGTCGTATTATTCCACCATCTTCTTGGAGACCACCATGTCCACTGAAGGAGAAGAGTTTCTGGGAATGTACAGAGTTCAATACCCGAGTTCAACAAGTTGACAAGCTTCAAAACCGGGAGCCCACAAAGAAACGAACACAACTTCgagttcagaaaaaaagaaagagaagaaagagactGAGGTTTGGGATGACACATAGGCGTCCTAGTACAAATGCTTCAGAAAACGCTGACTGTGCGGACTCTGATGAGAAGTTTGGCTTTCAATCTGGGTCTGATTTCACACTAGAGGAGTTTCAGAAATATGCTGATGAGTTCAAGCAGCAATATTTCGGAATGAAGAGAAGTGATGAAATTTCTCTTGCTGAAATTAAAAACCGCAAAGAAATTTGGGAACCTTCTGTGGAGGAAATTGAAGGAGAATATTGGCGGATAGTTGTATGCCCTACTGATGAAGTTGAG GTGGACTATGGTGCTGATTTGGATACCACAATGTTTAGTAGTGGATTTGCTAAATTGTCTTCTTCAGCTGCAAATAGGCAAGATCCATATGCTTTGTCTTGTTGGAACTTGAATAATCTGCCACGGCTCCCTGGGTCTGTTCTTTCATTTGAACACGAGGATATATCTGGTGTTGTAGTCCCATGGCTTTATGCAGGGATGTGCTTCTCTTCGTTTTGCTGG CATGTGGAAGATCATTTCCTTTATTCTCTGAATTACATGCATTTTGGTGAACCAAAAGTTTGGTATGGTATTCCCGGTGGTGAAGCAGTGAAGCTGGAAGAATCTATGAGAAAGAACTTGCCAAAATTGTTTGAGGAACAGCCTGATCTCCTTCATGACCTG GTTACACAGTTATCTCCATCTGTTCTAAAATCAGAAGGAGTTCCTGTTTACCGTGTTGTTCAGAAACCAGGTGAGTTTGTTCTGACACTACCGCGAGCATACCATTCTGGATTCAACTGTGGCTTCAACTGTGCGGAGGCAGTAAATGTCGCTCCTGTGGATTGGCTACCTCATGGACAATGCGCTGTTGAGCTCTACAGAGAGCAGCGTCGCAAGACATCAATATCACATGACAAGTTATTACTAAAGACTGCAAAAGAAGCTGTCAGACAGCTTTGGATGAACATTTTTGACTGCAAGAGTGATTGGGGGAAGTATAGATGGCTGGACACGTGTGGAAAGGATGGAGTTCTGACAAGTGCAATTAAG ACAAGGGTTAAAATGGAAGATGCAGCACGGGAGGCGAATGCTCTTTTGAAAAGTAAGAAGATGGACAGGGATTATGATTCAACTGATCGGGAGTGCTTTTCGTGCTTTTATGACCTCCACTTGTCTGCTGTCTGTTGCCAGTGCTCACCAAACCGCTTTTCTTGCCTAAACCATGCAAACCTTCTTTGTTCATGTGAAATGGACAGAAAATTTACATTCTTCCGATACAGCATGGAGGAGCTGAATAGTCTTGTAAAAGCTTTGGAGGGTGATCTGACTGCGGTTGCTCAATGGGGACAGGACGACCTTGGCTTAGTTTGCCCATCTGGTTCTGTGCAGCAGAGGAAGGTCGACTTGGTTAAAGGCACAGAATCCCTAGGATCAGTGATTCACGATGTTGGTTCTAGCTGCAGTGACAATCAAGGTCACTGCCCTGACCATGAAAAGCCAGCAGGATACCAGCAACAGAATGGAACACAGAATAAATATCTTGATCTCAACATAGAAGATCCACCAAGTAGTTCCAGAATAAAAGAAGAGCTAGTCCGTAGTTCTGACATACCAAGTGCAGAATATTTCTCAAGATCGACAACTATTGTTTTAGGAAAGCATGAAAAGGATAGGATGGTTGTCAATTACGAGCCTCTGCAGAGAATTGATAATTCATTTAGCTCAACCTCTGAGTGCAGTTGCTCATTGTCCCTGAATTGTTCATCCAAATTACTGTCTCCTTCAAGAATCCAAATAAGCAATTCTGACCTAGCTTCCAATCCTACCAAGAAACTATTTGGTGTTGACATTGGAAATTTAGCGAAGCCTTCTGACGGTCAGGTTATTCAAATGGCAAAACCTTCTTCAAGCAAATCTGATGTAGTGTCTAGTCCAATATCAATGCCCCTGGTTGAGCCACTCGACTATGGAACAATAATGATTGGCAAAAAATGGTCCAATAATCAAGCTATTTTTCCTAAAG GATTCAGAAGTCGAGTTATATTTGACAATATACAAGATCCAACATGGCAATGTTGCTACATTTCAGAAGTCCTAGATGGTGGTCCTCTTGGACCCTTGTTTAGG GTGACCATAGAGCAGGTTCCGGAGGTTTCTTTTATTGACACTTCACCAATGCGTTGTTGGTATAGTGTGAGAGACAGGGTGaatgaagaaataaaaaaactacaaagGGTTGGAAAATCTGGGCTCCCTGGTTTGTTAGCCCCTGATTCTGTAAACGGGCTTGAAATGTTTGGGTTTTTGTCCCCACAAATCATTCAG GAAATTGAGGCTCTAGATCCCCATCACCAGTGTTTAGACTATTGGTTATCGAAGCCTTCGTTTCCAGTGAAAGTACCCCCTTCAGAAGTTGCAAAGGCAAAAGCGATTGAAGGCTCCAACAATTCCCATATAAGGCTACTTGGGGTGGAGATTACAAGGAGCGAGCCTGAACAATCAAGTTTCTGTAGTAATTCCTGTGCAGATGAGGTCACACTCGGTAGGCTGCCGAAGAAGGCTAAACTACCAGAAGGACCGGAACTAGTAGTGATGAATGAAGTATTCAGCAGTGGAGTGGATAACAGCAGAAGAATCTGCAGAGACAGTAGCCACTATGCAGGATGA